The sequence GGTCTCAGTGGCGAACCTACACTACTCGAGGAGAGGGCAACCGCCACCatgaaattttcataatttgtttgatatgcttaaattttagttattttttcttagtaaatattattttgtagctatatttttaaacttatataaaatttacctccACCAAAATATAATCCTACGGTAACGTTGGTTTTGGATTTTGGAAATATTGTAGAGTAACAAACCATATGATAAAGTCACGTCATACAAACAAGCATATAAAGATGATCATGAATTTAGGGccgttcaatatggtaaaaccgaaccgaaccgaaccgaaataaacaatatggtttggttttggtatataccatataaaccgaatggatataattttataaaaaccgtagaattttgatatggtttggtatataaccgattaaaccgaataaaccgaacaaaaccgattaaaagtagaaacatgtaaatatgtatatattttataacaatacatgcaaatctatttgttacataagttaaatttgtgttaataactattaccataattttatagtaataaagaaccttaatttgtaaaacatttgaattataattatataacaatacatcgcaattcagacattttattttctaagttttcttttgatctttttgctttattttagttttccctaaattaatatgaagattataaatttgatggacaataattaatggaaaatttttagaacttttttcttatatgtaaaacaaacagagttttgtgttcaattgaaaaaacatgactttaataaacactaaatatggaagagtggaaaaacttttctttcatgtttctgttttgtttcatatttttatttttaaaatttcaagttttgattttagttatagatttgattattttatttgatggtagaagcatttttacttttttgttcatttatttgaacatgtaatatatttttaataaacgactgtgttgacaatatgactctaaaattcatataatatgatttcaaactaaataattatgttttttggtatgaaaccgaataaaccgaaaactgacggtatataaaccgaaccgaaccgaagtaaatatagatttagaatgatagttatattttactaaccgaaataccaaaaacggaaaaaaacgaacctaaaccgaaccgatatccggattgagcACCCCTTCATGATATAAGATTGTTTCCCAATATATATAACAACGTTTTTAATTTACGTAGATATAAGACAAATACCAAAGCATAACCGGAATCATCGGACTGTTCTCCTATTGCAGAAAACCGGTTTACATATAATAACTAGCAAGGAtcaacattaagatttaaaaaaaaaaatcaaattcgaAAACATTCCACAATCAACAAATgacaaaacagtttttttttttttaaattggttaGACATTTAGACTCAAACGAAAGCCTAATCTGAAACATCAAACCGCTCTTTCACCCCAGGAAACACCCTGGTTACCCACATCCTCCACTGTAATGAGCAAAGTTGGAGTTTAACATTCAGCAAACTTGTTGTTCTCACCACCTTAACTCTTACTCAACCAATCATTATACGTTATAACAAACACAATTCAACACActctttttgtgtttcaaaaaaaaaaaaacacactctTTTTATCTCTTCACTCAATCGCTTAATCAACTGTCAATATTGCCAAATATGATCCGGTTGTATTCAACCGACTGTTCTCGGCCTTTGGATTGTCGCAGGACGGATTTCAATTCCTTGAAGGATGAAACCACTCTTCCAATGGCGCAACTCAGTCGCAATAGCACTCATCTCAAATTCATCACTATTCATCAATCCTCGTTTATTGAAGAATCTCCCGAGCTCTATCTCCCTCCAACCATCTTCCCTCTCCTTTGGTTTCTCAAAGTACCACGTCCGCCTCCCCCTCTTTAAGAACTGCCCATCCGTGCTCACATCAAAGCAAAAGAATCTCTTAGAAGCTTGTTTTCCAACCACTCCAACTCTAGCTTCTATTGGCAGATCCGTAAAACCCTCTTTAAACACAATGTAAGATGAGTAATGAGTTCTTGGAGATAGTTCATGAGTATTGATCGTGCCACGAATCTCAAACCAACATACATCATTAACCTTTGCAACTCTTTCAAATCTGCATATCACAAACGGAAAAGGTTAATTATACGGATGTCAAATGGACGAGATAGACTAAACATGCGCTAATTAAGTTCCATTTCATTAAGAATAAAGAGCAGACTGACCATTATGGCggcaaataatttttttttgttcaacgataatttaaaattttctgtcAAATAGATTTAGTCTATttcctaaaattaaataaaaattttaaaatattttacaaaaagtaaaaaaaaaaaccaaatcatCATAGAAATACAATACCTAGATCCAGGACTAGTAATCCAATCCCAACAATGAGTATCATTTATCCATTTGATATATAGGCTCTCTGCAGATAACATGATACACCTCTTCCCACTTGTGTTCTCTAACCAGACGCACTTTTGATTTTCATGAAAAGGCCAGATCATCAGAAAAATCCAATATTAACACGAtgatttagaaatattttaatgGGGAgcacaatatttaaaaaaaaaattggggagggggggggggcaCTTTTTCActaaactaaatatatttaataaaaataactaagttacttaaaaaataaaaatagtagggGGCTGGTGACCCCTAACCATCATATACCTTTTTGCCATCTTCGATTAGAACAGGATCGTTGCATAAGTAAAAATAGATCTCCATCTTGGACGAGGAAGCTAGCGATGGAGGAATCATAGATGGATACTCTAGGGGCAGAAACTTCTCCCATATGATATCTGACTTAACCGCAGATTTAAAGGTTTTTGAAACCGAGGTGAAGACGCACGCATCTCGTGGACTTGTGAAGGAGACTATGTTGGAGATGCAATCCTCCGTCAAGGTGTCGAAAGGCGACCAATCCGAAACATTAATCTCTCCTCCGCCTTCGCCGCTAGATTCAACGCTGTGAGTCTCCGACATCATCACTGCATTGTCTATATTTGGAAGATTGAGAGAGAGGTCAACGACTTAAAAGACATTACTTATCTGACTTGTTCTTCGTTAAAAAAAGTCGTCGGCACGCACATATATATTACTATGAAAAtggtattttcaaaatattcttCCTTCTTTGCATGTAGGAACGTGTAACGATATCAGTGAAACGACAACGTTTCTATATTGGGCAATCCATCTTTGGGCTAAGAGAAGCAAGAGCCCATTAATAATTTGTAAGACTCTTCAAATCGTTAAGCTCGTCTTTAGGCCCAGCTATTTTCAACGTTCATCAACGGGGGGCTTCTAACTTCTAAGTATCAATGCGCGCGTGTAATTCACGCTCCTCGTTTTTGGATTCTCTTCACAATAATATAATCTCAGGATTGGTTGGTTTTGGATTTGGTTTGGGGAAAATtcttaactaaaacaaaccAAAACTATAAAAGGTCAACTCATGTGGACAAAATAATatgtgtataatatttttagcaTAGTCTGACTCGTTATTCCAGAGAAGTAAAGAATAAGctaagaaattaaaacaaaaaaaataaaagtggaGAAGCGAAGGGGATTtctcatttttaatttgaatttccgaaacataataataataataaaaacacacGCCTTTAATGTTGGAAGCAAACGACACACAAAAAGGAACCTCAAAGCCCAGACGTTAACCCCCGCCGTAACAACCCCGCTTCCTCCGCCACGAAGCTTGACTAAGATTCCCGTAgcgtttctctttctcttcatcACAGGTTAAACCCTTGCAGCTCTCTCTACTTTCTTAATCTTTTGATTTGCTTTTCCGCAAGATTGAGAGATCTATAAGTGATTTGATTACTGTTGgattgtttgaattttttttttttaattaagatgTTGAGAAATTTAATCTCCTCCTTTTACTTGATCGTTTCCGTGAAGATCATTAACTTTTGGTGCTTTTGAAATTACTTATAAGCTAAGCTTCTTTTTGTCGTCTCTTTGCTTATTATCTCTGCCTTTGTTCATTTTCCAGATATCTCCCAGTTTCTATTTATTTCCATGTCCCTATAGTTTAATCTTTCTTCTAATTCTCCccacttgttttttttattgacaATGTTGATTTTGTTCCTctgatttcagttttttttggcTGAACTCACAGATGTCAAATTCATTGGAAGAGCCAATAGAAGAAGATGATACCTCGGACTCTGTTCCTCACTTGAGGGAAGATAATGAATCTGTTCGTCTAGTTGTTGTAACccatgaagcttcttctcaacCTGAAACCGTATCTCAATCAGAAGAGATGCACAGTAGAAACTTGTTGTGGTGGTGGTTTAAAGCTTTGTGTATATGTGCACTTACTCTCTTGCTCACTCTTGTCTTCGCCAAATGGGGTGTTCCCTTTGTATTCCAAAAGGTGCTTCTGATTCTCAAATTTCAAGAACGTTTGTTTCCATGTCTCTTGCTAAATAGTGTGTGTTTCGATTGTTAGGTTCTTATTCCGATCTTACAATGGGAAGCAACTGCATTTGGCCGTCCTATGCTCTTCATTGTCCTCCTTCTTTCCTTAGCCTTGTTCCCCGTCTTCTTGATCCCTTCCGGTCCATCCATGTGGTTAGCTGGGATGATTTTCGGTTACGGTCTCGGTTTTGTCATCATCATGGTTGGAACCACTGTTGGCATGGTTCTTCCTTACTTAATCGGCTTAATGTTTCGTGACCGCCTCCATGTAAGAACTCTTTTTTCTTTCAAGTTATTAtgatgggttttttttttttttttagtttatgatttttgttgtttataCAGCAATGGTTAAAAAGATGGCCTCGTCAAGCAGCGGTTCTTAGACTAGCTGCAGAAGGAAGCTGGTTCCATCAGTTCAGAGTCGTGGCTATCTTTAGGATCTCGCCGTTTCCTTACACCATCTTCAACTACGCTATCGTTGTGACTAGCATGAGGTTCTGGCCTTACTTGTTCGGTTCAATAGCAGGGATGATACCTGAAGCTTTCATCTACATTTACAGGTCAGTTCTTACTTTACTCTCCACGGATTAAAACAGTTTCATATTCATAGAAGTTGGTGACATTAACCGAATATTCATATGCAGTGGTAGGTTGATCAGAACATTCGCTGATGTGCAATACGGACATCAACGTTTGACAACGGTAGAGATTGTGTACAACGTAATCTCCTTGATCATTGCGGTTGTGACCACTGTGGCTTTCACTGTGTACGCTAAAAGAGCTTTGAGGGAGCTGCAAAACGCAGATGCTAATGAAAGTGAGGTAAGGAATGAGGCgaggtttgagatgaagaaCGTTGTTCAACATGAAGATAGACATCGGGGTTTGGGTTCTTCTCATGCATTGCCTTAACTGAAAACTCTCACTAATGATAGATTTGTATAAAGCTTAATGTTGATTTGTTATTCAGCAGGAGTAAGaagtaaataacaaaaaaaggaatatcCGAATATTTCTGATGTAGTAAACCAGGAAGACTAGTCAAAGTTTGTATTGTAAACAATAGTGTTGCTGATTCCAGTTACTGAAATAAAAAAGAagcaactaattttttttttcttgcccAATTCGGTTTTTGGACTTCTCGGTATGTTCTTTTaggagtttttgtttttgttttgaacagTTTGTTTCAGGACACACTGGACTTAATTTGGTTTGATCTATTAGACCAAAATAGAATAATTCTATAACAAAATTAAGTTCTACtccaattgtattttttttgtcatcactccaattgtattttaaaataaaatatagattaatgaacaataaatacataaattattttatttatagagtaaacatatttttactctattatatagTACAAAATAAAAGAGTATTGAAGTATttttaatctaaattttattttagagtgaaaaataaaacGGGTTGGAAATGCttataatatgtttataattcAATTTGAATATTCTTTAGATTAGGTTTGGATGAAGTATTTAGTATCCAGAAATGTAACAACATTGGATTCATTTTGgttcgtttttctttttttgttcagCTCGACTCTAGATTCAGTTCTTATGTATAATTTGAAACCGATATACAAAATGACATGACATAGGCGATGATTGGTTGGTGTAGCGGTAGAAAATTCTCGGctgaatttattttgtaatatttattcACGTAATATAATTGTTAGCTTTAAAACCTAAATGAGAAgaacaaaagatatttttacagtaatatttttctataattttaaaatattattgtagaaaataaaatatttatagctATAATTTTGGACGGATTCACTAATTTTCGGTTACCACCCACAAACGCAGCATTTGCGGTTCAGAGCAGTTGACaacgtttcgaaacaatcatacaaaccacTACATATCGCTTCAAACCGTTCCGaaccttttaaaatcaaaacctagttcagctagcgtttgcggttgtggACGGTTGCCagtacataaataaatataaaatgtttttcaaatatattttaaaattttaaattttaaaatggaaatattataaaaaaatatatatacacattttatgtattaatttaaattcacaaacagtatcataatttgttttataaaaacttttaacTAACTATtcgttagaattttaaaaatcaatatacatacatataaagatatacacacatataaaacgaaataaaatattcttttaaaagttttaataaaaatcttcaaaatcatttattaaaactataactttcaactaatttaaaaaattaagaaataaacataatattattattaatcatattattgataattattatattttattacaatcgtatgtttttatatttttataatattataatatgttaatattggtaatttattattaaaccgtTACAATATCTTATAATCAACCAGTCACAAATATTCCGCAAACGTAACAATTTTTAAACATTGTGCCAATCATGCAAAACGCTTGATAACACTTGAAATTTGCAACCATCCGCATCCTCAAACTCACGCATCTGCAACCGCAACCGATGTGTTTGAACCAATCGAGtcctaaattaatataaaacataaatgataattttaaataacgTAGATTAAGGCTTCAAATGGTATGTAGATCAAGAAAACGCAGATAAAGCAGAACAAGTGTATATCATGCAGAACAAATGCAGATCTAACTATTTAAGTTAATTTATCGAATAAGTGTATTTAACtgaatgttaaaaataattttgtaaattaaatatctaaaacaaaaatacaaatttttatccattatttttttattaatttaataaatacaaacaaagtttaaacattataaaaaaGGTAAACACAGttacaacaaaaataaaccgtaaaacaaaaaaaattatcattctaataaatatattgaaatttaaaattatataaaattcattaaaatgacaaagaGTATTCCTTTTccctttaattattttatagtccaaattaaaatctaattaaGATCCAAAGATGTTAATTAAGGCTGGACATAAAACCCTAACCTGAATTTCGAACCGAATCTGAACCGAAAGACTGACTCGTACTTAGTCCAAAATgtacaaaaatatatgaatgAGTTTTGTAGggtgttataaaatatatctgAACCGAAAGTGTTATTAACTGAACCCAAACGGGtgaaaaaactgaaaaatatctaaaaaaatcgATCTCAATGtccaaatttatataaaaaagtataaatatttaaaaaataaatatatacttaaagtattaaatttcatatttattttgatatgatatctaccaataaatatttaaaatttaaataagtatCTTAAATACTTCATTCTACgtaaataactatatattttttatgtttttcttttaaacttaaattttattttggatatatCTGAACTGATATGATATAATCTGAATCCAAACGATATATGGTTAATTTATATggaaatattatttactttttgtaAACATTATACATGATTTTACTGTTCATATTAAAAGAATCAAAACAACATATCCATTATACAAAttgcaacaattttttttttaaactatgaaTATACAAACTAAATATATCTAATTTTCTATTAGCATATTTATAGAAGATAATATAAATAAgagtatctattttatatatcactGCTATAAATAAActcaactaaaaataaattgttatataaaagagaaataataatattaaatcatACATTTAAAGAGATTTTGGATTAATTTAAAAGTTAGTGAAATGATTTAAATGAGCttttaataagtaaaataaaaaataaaaagaaaaaacatgctGGTAATCACATCCCACCTGCATCCGACCCTTGCCCATTTTCTTCTTGTCCAtgcagttcaaaattaacacaTTAATATATCTGCGTGcagttttttaattattttattttggtctgCATTTTAAATGTTGAATGGGTAACAAATGCAGTACAAACTGCAAATTGAGTAATCTGCATGTATCTTGTATTTTGTTCTACATTTCATtcatagcttaaaattaaagttaaaaaCAGCAGAAGGGCAGAACCAATCACTCCATAATCATGTTCAAAAATTTTAACAGAATGAATCCGATCCAAAACGTGTAGTCTGGGTGGGTTTGGATGTCGAACCTATTTTCTGCCCACCACTATTTTTGTATAGGactggacaaaaaaaaaacgaattcgAAAAACCGAATCTGATACCGAAAAATTAGTACCGAATccgaaacaaaattaaatatccgaacgggttcaaaattggCCTTCGCCGAATcgttttgaagaaaattatttGTTGGATTTGCTTTGACTCAAAAAGTCAAATATAATAAGCCTTTTTAATATCGACTAGCGCCCGCCATATCACCGATTCATTTCCAAGTAGCCACTTCCATTTTCAAGATCTGAATAACCAAAGTGTCAGAATCTgtgtagaaattttttttcctaaatggTAAAtcacttcttcttcctttaGTTATCAAtatttcatcatcttcattcAGCTTATTCCATTTTTTCACATCgttgactttttatttattttcaggcGTATACCAGCGAAGAAATGAAGGAGAAGCTTAAGCTATACTCTTACTGGAGAAGCTCTTGTGGCCATCGTGTGCGTATAGCGCTCAGTTTAAAAGGTCTCGCCACattgtttcaaatattttttgcaTCTTGTAATTGTTTTTTCTTGGATCTATAGATGTTCTTAGACgttcgattttttttcttatagtgATTGAATATGAATATATACCAGTGAACTTGCTCAAGGGGGAGCAGTTTGATCCAGGTTGGTAGATTCCATTTTCTATCGTTTGGTTTATTCTCAGACTCAAGGAAAAAATGTACTATGTATTAGGCTAGACCGTACTTCGTGAATGTGAATGTGTGTAAATATGAAATGTATAGATTATGTTTTAAAGTGCCCTCCGATaacttagatatgtatttttttttttttttgaaaaagggcttaACTTCGATTTAATTCTTTATTATTATACTATGGAAAAAGAAACCTTTAAAACATCTCAAAgcgtaaaataattatttgatccTCAAGATTTCATGAAGATCAATCCAATGGGTACTGTGCCTGCGCTTGTTGATGGAGAGGTTGTGATTACTGATTCTTTTGCCATTATTATGGTAAGTAAGCTAAAATCAGTCATTTATGTTCGTTTTGTAAATTATTCAATGGAAAGTTTTCATCAAACATTGGTTTTGTGGTTTTCTTGATTGACAGTATCTAGATGAGAAGTATCCTGAACCACCGTTGTTACCTCGTGACCTCCATAAACGAGCTCTAAATTACCAGGTATCTTTTGGTTCAAGAAACACTACAAACTGTATGCATACAACGAAAGTATTGGttcttttaaattcttttttttatatcagGTTGCGAGTATTATCTCCTCTGGTATACAGCCACATCAGAATCTAGCTGTTATTGTAAGGACATGAAACTGATTATAACTTCAGACTTCTTAAACTCTTATCATTGTTTGCTTTAAAGATAAAACATGACAAGctacatttttgtttctttgttgttGTACACATAGAGGTACATCGAGGAAAAGACAAATGGTGAAGAGAAAATTGCTTGGGTTAATAACGCTATCAGAAAAGGATATACAGGTAACATAATCAAGAACCAAAAGACTTGTTgttaaaaatgttttagttgAGATTTTGGTGAATCTTTTTctaataattaatagtattacaCTTATATATATGTCTCTCAGCTTTGGAGAAGCTCTTGGTGAATTACGCTGGAATATATGCAACTGGTGATGAGATTTACTTGGTATATTGCTCTATCTCCTCTATGCTAACTCTCTTTTTTTCCAAGATTCGAAAAGCATAGTGATAGGTTTAAAAACTATGGGTTTTGACTTTTTTGCAGGCTGATCTGTTTCTAGTAGCCCAAGTCcatggtgctatgatcaaatTCAAGATTGATGTGGTAATAATATTACTCTTTCTTCAATGTTTCTCATAACATCGCTTACTTGTAGCAGTTCtgtaaaaacatgtttaatttaGTTCTGTTTTAgcaaaataatttagtttttttcttacaaaaataaaatttagttttgtaTGATTTATTTGTCACAGGAACCGTACCCGACTCTTGCGAAGTGTTATGAGTCATACAAGGAACTGTCTGTGTTTGAAGATGCAGTCCCAGCCAAGCAGCCAGATGCTCCAGCTCCAATGATTT is a genomic window of Brassica napus cultivar Da-Ae chromosome A2, Da-Ae, whole genome shotgun sequence containing:
- the LOC106421722 gene encoding F-box protein PP2-B10, with the protein product MMSETHSVESSGEGGGEINVSDWSPFDTLTEDCISNIVSFTSPRDACVFTSVSKTFKSAVKSDIIWEKFLPLEYPSMIPPSLASSSKMEIYFYLCNDPVLIEDGKKCVWLENTSGKRCIMLSAESLYIKWINDTHCWDWITSPGSRFERVAKVNDVCWFEIRGTINTHELSPRTHYSSYIVFKEGFTDLPIEARVGVVGKQASKRFFCFDVSTDGQFLKRGRRTWYFEKPKEREDGWREIELGRFFNKRGLMNSDEFEMSAIATELRHWKSGFILQGIEIRPATIQRPRTVG
- the LOC106396190 gene encoding uncharacterized protein LOC106396190 isoform X1, producing the protein MSNSLEEPIEEDDTSDSVPHLREDNESVRLVVVTHEASSQPETVSQSEEMHSRNLLWWWFKALCICALTLLLTLVFAKWGVPFVFQKVLIPILQWEATAFGRPMLFIVLLLSLALFPVFLIPSGPSMWLAGMIFGYGLGFVIIMVGTTVGMVLPYLIGLMFRDRLHQWLKRWPRQAAVLRLAAEGSWFHQFRVVAIFRISPFPYTIFNYAIVVTSMRFWPYLFGSIAGMIPEAFIYIYSGRLIRTFADVQYGHQRLTTVEIVYNVISLIIAVVTTVAFTVYAKRALRELQNADANESEVRNEARFEMKNVVQHEDRHRGLGSSHALP
- the LOC106396190 gene encoding uncharacterized protein LOC106396190 isoform X2, with the protein product MSNSLEEPIEEDDTSDSVPHLREDNESVRLVVVTHEASSQPETVSQSEEMHSRNLLWWWFKALCICALTLLLTLVFAKWGVPFVFQKVLIPILQWEATAFGRPMLFIVLLLSLALFPVFLIPSGPSMWLAGMIFGYGLGFVIIMVGTTVGMVLPYLIGLMFRDRLHQWLKRWPRQAAVLRLAAEGSWFHQFRVVAIFRISPFPYTIFNYAIVVTSMRFWPYLFGSIAGMIPEAFIYIYRTFADVQYGHQRLTTVEIVYNVISLIIAVVTTVAFTVYAKRALRELQNADANESEVRNEARFEMKNVVQHEDRHRGLGSSHALP
- the LOC106421733 gene encoding glutathione S-transferase Z1-like, whose protein sequence is MKEKLKLYSYWRSSCGHRVRIALSLKVIEYEYIPVNLLKGEQFDPDFMKINPMGTVPALVDGEVVITDSFAIIMYLDEKYPEPPLLPRDLHKRALNYQVASIISSGIQPHQNLAVIRYIEEKTNGEEKIAWVNNAIRKGYTALEKLLVNYAGIYATGDEIYLADLFLVAQVHGAMIKFKIDVEPYPTLAKCYESYKELSVFEDAVPAKQPDAPAPMI